In Chryseobacterium camelliae, one DNA window encodes the following:
- a CDS encoding thiamine pyrophosphate-dependent enzyme, protein MAKNIAEQIVEMLESAQVKRIYAVTGDSLNHLNIAVKKSSIEWIHVRHEEAGAYAAAAEAELDGFAVCAGSCGPGHIHLINGVYEAHRSHLPMLVIASTIQSDEMGMDYFQETNTIKLFDDCSYYNQMITRPEQVERTVQTAIQHAISKKGVAVIGLPGDVSELEAEESVTSSQIFRTNPVIRPSDEELQRLADIINENKKVTLFCGIGAENAANEVIQLSKYLKAPVGYSFRGKMAIQPNNPNEVGLTGLLGLPSAYHAMHEADLVVLLGTDFPYKKFMPVKNKIVQIDESAERLGRRAKLELGLSGDIKETLRALLPLLKEKTDTNFLNQQLEFYEKVKENQMTYVKDPGKEDAIQPEYVTYLLDRIAEKDAIFTVDTGMCCVWGARFISGTGERKMLGSFNHGSMANAMPMAIGASLAYPGKQVIAMCGDGGLSMLLGDMATILQYRLPVKLIVFNNRALGMVKLEMEVGGLPDNETDMINPDFAMIAQAMGYPGKNVRHPEEVEQALKECLNHTGPYLLNIFTNPNALALPPKIEMNQVLGMTKSMAQLMLGGKMEEVMDTVKSNYKHIKDLL, encoded by the coding sequence ATGGCTAAAAACATAGCTGAGCAGATTGTTGAGATGCTCGAAAGTGCCCAGGTAAAAAGAATTTATGCAGTAACCGGCGACAGCCTTAACCATCTGAATATCGCCGTAAAGAAAAGCAGCATTGAATGGATTCATGTGAGACATGAAGAAGCAGGTGCCTATGCTGCCGCTGCTGAAGCAGAACTTGATGGTTTTGCCGTTTGTGCAGGAAGCTGCGGGCCCGGGCATATCCACCTGATCAACGGGGTATATGAGGCACATCGTTCCCATCTTCCGATGCTGGTGATCGCCTCCACCATCCAGAGCGATGAAATGGGAATGGATTATTTCCAGGAAACCAATACCATCAAGCTCTTTGATGACTGCAGCTATTACAATCAGATGATCACCAGGCCGGAGCAGGTGGAACGCACGGTACAGACTGCCATCCAGCATGCCATCTCCAAAAAAGGGGTTGCTGTGATCGGGCTGCCGGGAGATGTTTCCGAGCTGGAAGCCGAGGAATCTGTTACTTCTTCCCAGATATTCAGGACCAATCCGGTGATACGCCCTTCGGATGAGGAACTTCAGCGCCTTGCTGATATCATTAACGAAAACAAGAAGGTAACCCTGTTCTGTGGCATTGGTGCCGAAAATGCAGCAAATGAGGTTATTCAGCTGTCTAAATACCTGAAGGCGCCGGTAGGCTATTCATTCAGGGGAAAAATGGCCATACAGCCCAATAATCCTAATGAAGTTGGATTAACGGGCTTGTTGGGGCTTCCTTCAGCTTATCACGCAATGCACGAAGCAGATCTGGTAGTTTTGTTAGGGACCGATTTCCCGTATAAAAAATTCATGCCGGTCAAGAATAAGATCGTTCAGATCGATGAAAGTGCAGAAAGGCTTGGCCGGAGAGCAAAACTTGAACTGGGCTTGTCCGGAGATATCAAAGAAACCTTAAGGGCATTGCTTCCCCTTCTAAAAGAAAAAACCGATACAAATTTCCTTAATCAGCAACTGGAATTCTATGAAAAAGTAAAAGAAAACCAGATGACCTATGTGAAAGATCCCGGTAAAGAAGATGCAATTCAGCCGGAATATGTAACCTATCTCCTGGACCGGATTGCTGAAAAGGATGCCATATTTACGGTAGATACAGGAATGTGCTGCGTGTGGGGTGCCAGATTCATCAGCGGTACCGGCGAAAGGAAGATGCTGGGGTCATTCAATCACGGCTCTATGGCTAATGCGATGCCAATGGCCATAGGTGCTTCATTGGCTTACCCCGGAAAACAGGTGATTGCCATGTGTGGCGACGGAGGATTATCCATGTTATTAGGCGATATGGCCACCATTCTTCAGTACAGGCTGCCTGTAAAATTGATTGTCTTCAACAATAGGGCTCTGGGAATGGTAAAGCTGGAAATGGAAGTAGGAGGATTGCCCGATAATGAAACCGATATGATCAATCCTGATTTCGCTATGATTGCCCAGGCTATGGGGTATCCCGGCAAAAACGTACGTCATCCTGAAGAAGTGGAGCAGGCCCTTAAAGAATGCCTTAACCATACAGGACCCTATCTCCTCAATATATTCACAAACCCGAATGCGCTGGCACTTCCTCCAAAAATAGAAATGAACCAGGTATTGGGAATGACGAAATCCATGGCACAGCTGATGCTCGGCGGGAAAATGGAAGAGGTGATGGACACCGTGAAGAGCAATTACAAGCATATTAAAGACCTGTTATGA
- a CDS encoding 3'-5' exonuclease, whose product MYSIIDIESNGAGYRKECIIDIAIYRYDGQKIVDQFISLVNPESDITPFVQRLTGITPKMVKTAPKFHEIAKRVIEITQNTTLVGHNIEFDYRMLRQSFQSLGYTFEINTLDTIPLAKKLIPDEVSYSLGKLVKSLGIPLVSHHRADGDARATLELFRLLILKDTENEIISKQYEETNAKSYVNKIRILTQDLPNEKGFVYFQSGNGDIIFSDHVQNINKFSKKIFNSKSKRWEEVQAQVQQINYEITGIDIIAKLILSSRNIRKREHLPFGLYYRNDTYVVEKNKLNKTERPILKFKSFTQGSKAVQFITSQDEFSDVNSLRNMIDFKKRNELWLGTGRRLGEKLFLIIENGRVASYGFYELFTQIQTMSKLSKLKIDLPLQTPDLNNELQLALLRGDFETLPLPK is encoded by the coding sequence ATGTATTCGATTATAGACATAGAAAGTAATGGTGCAGGTTACAGGAAAGAATGCATTATTGATATTGCGATCTACCGGTATGATGGACAGAAGATTGTAGACCAGTTTATTTCTTTGGTTAACCCAGAAAGCGATATTACCCCATTTGTGCAAAGACTTACGGGCATTACCCCTAAGATGGTTAAAACTGCGCCAAAATTTCATGAAATTGCTAAAAGAGTGATCGAAATTACACAGAATACCACCCTGGTCGGCCACAATATCGAATTTGATTACAGAATGCTTCGCCAGTCCTTCCAAAGCCTGGGGTATACTTTTGAAATCAACACCCTGGATACGATTCCTCTTGCTAAGAAACTAATTCCTGATGAGGTCAGCTACTCGTTGGGTAAACTGGTGAAGTCACTGGGTATCCCTTTAGTAAGCCATCACAGGGCTGATGGCGATGCGAGGGCTACACTTGAACTCTTCAGGCTCCTGATTCTGAAAGATACCGAAAATGAGATTATCAGCAAGCAATATGAGGAAACCAATGCCAAAAGCTATGTAAATAAGATCAGAATATTAACCCAGGACCTGCCGAATGAAAAAGGATTCGTTTATTTTCAGAGTGGGAACGGAGATATTATATTTTCTGATCACGTACAGAATATCAATAAATTCTCTAAAAAAATATTCAACTCTAAATCCAAAAGATGGGAGGAAGTACAGGCCCAGGTGCAACAGATCAATTATGAGATTACAGGGATAGATATCATTGCTAAGCTGATCTTGAGTTCCAGGAATATAAGAAAGAGGGAGCATCTTCCTTTCGGTCTTTATTATAGGAATGATACCTATGTGGTAGAGAAAAACAAGCTCAATAAGACAGAGCGGCCAATCCTGAAATTCAAATCCTTTACCCAGGGTTCAAAAGCTGTTCAGTTCATCACTTCACAGGACGAATTCAGTGACGTTAATTCGCTCAGAAATATGATAGATTTTAAAAAGCGCAATGAATTATGGCTGGGAACGGGCAGGAGGCTGGGTGAAAAACTTTTTCTGATCATTGAGAACGGCAGGGTGGCTTCTTATGGTTTTTATGAGCTTTTCACGCAGATTCAGACCATGAGTAAGCTGTCTAAACTGAAAATTGACCTCCCTTTGCAAACACCGGATCTCAACAATGAACTGCAGCTTGCATTGCTTCGTGGTGATTTTGAGACACTACCGTTGCCAAAATAG
- the lysA gene encoding diaminopimelate decarboxylase, with translation MNATDLLQIANEYGTPVYVYDAESIKTQYEKLTSSFLKHTKFFYAAKALTNINILKYVKSLGASLDCVSINEVKLGLKAGFPKEKILFTPNCVDLAEIEEAMHHGVHINIDNMSILEQFGNKYGNTYPIFVRINPHIFAGGNYKISTGHIDSKFGISIHQLRHIERVMKTTDLNVEGLHMHTGSEIKDPEVFLQALDIMLELAENFPNLKYLDMGSGFKIPYRGSEEETDVKTLGKKVEKVIADYSKTTGRKFELWFEPGKFLVGKSGYLLVKANVIKQTTATVFVGVNSGFNHLIRPMFYDSYHVIENLSNPKGAERIYTVVGNICETDTFAWDRKLNEVREGDILVFNNAGAYGFEMSSNFNSRLKPAEVLFLDGKAHLIRKRDEFEDLLKNQIEVL, from the coding sequence ATGAATGCAACAGATTTGCTACAGATTGCCAATGAATATGGCACACCGGTGTATGTTTATGATGCCGAATCCATTAAGACTCAATATGAGAAACTTACCTCTTCTTTTTTAAAACACACCAAGTTCTTCTATGCAGCGAAGGCATTAACTAATATTAATATCCTTAAATACGTCAAGAGCCTGGGTGCATCCCTGGACTGTGTATCTATCAATGAAGTTAAACTCGGGCTGAAAGCAGGCTTTCCGAAAGAAAAAATATTGTTTACACCTAATTGTGTAGACCTGGCAGAGATTGAAGAGGCTATGCATCATGGCGTGCATATTAATATCGATAATATGTCTATCCTGGAACAGTTCGGGAATAAATATGGAAATACGTATCCTATCTTCGTAAGAATTAACCCGCATATTTTTGCAGGCGGAAACTATAAAATTTCTACCGGGCATATCGATAGTAAATTCGGGATCTCCATCCACCAGCTAAGGCATATTGAAAGAGTGATGAAGACTACTGACCTGAATGTAGAAGGGCTGCATATGCATACCGGAAGCGAGATCAAAGATCCCGAAGTTTTCCTTCAGGCATTGGATATCATGCTTGAACTGGCAGAAAATTTCCCGAATCTTAAATACCTGGATATGGGAAGCGGTTTTAAAATCCCTTATCGTGGTAGTGAAGAAGAAACAGATGTAAAAACGTTAGGTAAAAAAGTAGAGAAAGTAATTGCAGATTATTCCAAAACTACGGGAAGAAAGTTTGAACTGTGGTTTGAGCCGGGAAAATTCCTCGTGGGGAAAAGCGGCTACCTTCTGGTAAAGGCCAATGTGATCAAACAAACGACAGCAACTGTTTTCGTAGGAGTTAATTCAGGATTTAATCACCTCATCCGTCCTATGTTCTATGATTCTTACCATGTTATTGAAAACCTTTCCAATCCTAAAGGAGCTGAAAGGATTTATACGGTGGTAGGGAATATCTGCGAAACCGATACATTTGCCTGGGACAGGAAGCTGAATGAAGTAAGGGAAGGCGATATCCTCGTATTCAATAATGCTGGGGCTTATGGTTTTGAAATGAGCTCTAATTTCAATTCAAGGCTGAAACCTGCCGAGGTTTTATTCCTGGACGGTAAAGCCCACCTCATCCGTAAGCGTGATGAATTTGAGGATTTACTGAAAAATCAGATCGAAGTATTGTAA